One Rhinoraja longicauda isolate Sanriku21f chromosome 14, sRhiLon1.1, whole genome shotgun sequence genomic window, TTATCCCTAAAGCTAGGGGCCGCCCCCAGACTAGTcaattcccgtgccgaggggttcaataatggaatggcccgacccttgggagccgccacatccTAATCATTTTACACAAAAGCATCTGAATAGGAACGGAAAGCCTTGGTTTTTACAGTCTATCAGATCTTAAATACCATGGATAATTTTGTGCCCGTTCCCCATCTTCCCACATCTTCCCCCACTACATGCTTCTCTTCCACATTATCACAACCAGAACAGACACAGTAGCCTAatcatagagtgaaactgtgtggaaacaggccctttggcccaacttgtccacaccgggcaacaatgtcccagctacactagttccacttgcctgcacttggtccatatccctccaaacctgtcatccatgtatctgtctaactctttcttaaacgatgggatagtcccagcctcaactacctcctctggcagcttgttccatacacccaccaccctttgtgtgcaaaagttacccctcgaattcctattaaatattttccctttcgccttgaacctatgtcctctcgtcctcgattcccctattctgggcaagagactctgtgcatctacccaatctattcttctcataattttgtacaactctataagatcccccctcatcctcctgcgctccatgaaatagagacccagccaactcaacctctccccatagctcacaccctctagtcctggcaacatccttgtaaatcttttctgaaccctttcaagcttgacaatatctttcctataacatggtgcccagaactgaacacaatattctaaatgctgtgTCACCAACATCCTATACACTTCTTAATCAGTACTATTTAGTAATGATGACATCTAACATGTACTCCTGGCTTAATGTAACTTTCTATAAAGCTTAATggaaatgaaaagaaaacaaaaaaagtgCTGCAACATTACAAGGCCAAACAGCCAAGTGTAGGTGAAAACCTATGAAAAGATTACAAGCATGAACTAAAATAACAGTACACAGACAGACATTAAAGGCAGTCCATGAAAATTATAATGGATCAGTGGTTAATGCTATAATGTCGATGATCTTTTACACATTAAGCTTCTTTGTTTACCTCCTGAGCAAATATAAAGTGGCTTTTATGCTTCAAGAGGCCTACAAATCACAATAAATTTGTAAAGTTATAAGATATATTACTATtttaggcctagatagagtggatgtggagaggatatttccactagtgggagagtctaggaccagaggccatagcctcagaataaaatgatgtacctttagaaaggagatgaggaggaatttatttagtcagaggctggtggatctgtggaattcactaccacaagtggctgtggaggtcgtcattgggaatttttaaggcgcagattgacagatttctgattagtaagggtgtcaggggttatggggagaaggcaagagaatggggttgaaagggaaagatagatcagccatgactgaatggaattgtagatttgatgggccaaatggccaaattctgctctgagAACCTATGAACTATGACTTTAATTGTATTAATTATGCTGATTTCAGTAGTGCTCTTTCTTTTTAAGCTATTCCATGCAAAATCTTAACATAATACAACTTTGTTTCATATGAGcaaagggccattcggcccttcggtctgctccaccattcgatcattgtattttgaaactatcttTTGTTACGTCCAATACGGAGAAAAATATGGGCAAAAATAAAGATTACTGCAGTAAACTTCAAAAACAAATGGTGTATCGTGTTATAAAAGCATGTATTGGTCGAGATCTTCACCAACTTCCATCGGTTCCCGTGGGTTGCGCTGACCATAAGAAAAAGGTGCTTCAGACCGAGAAGGATACCTGGCATCCATCTTTAGGTGAAGTGAAGGGGTGCCCTTCTGAATCACAACTTCAAACTTAGAGACTGAATCACCCCATACATGTTCCAAAAGAAACTGAAAGTCAGTGAACTGGACAGCAGATTTGCAAGGCAGGAGCTGTTTTTGTAGGTAACTCAGCTTGTTACCATTGATATAAAGTGCGAACCTGTTGCTCAGGTTTTTAATCTCAAACTGAAGATCTGAACAGTCCGCCCCGACCAAAGCTTCAAGCTGGAACTGCAACCGAGAAGCTCGTCCGTGCTTTAGTTGGAAGTTGCAAGTGTTCTTCCTACCAAAAGTCACTATCTCATGAGCTTCATACGTCTGTGGCTCGTTGAATGTGATAAAGCTGAAAACATCTTCTTCCTTATCTTCTGGATGGTAGACACTGATGGAAAGGCATGGAGTGTTTTCCTGTGTAAGACTGTCACTGATGCTGGCCATCTTGTGTGGTGTTCTTAATAGACTTGTTGAAGAAATTCTGCATTCAACTGAGGCCGCCAAAGATCTGCAGATAAAATATTTGTTGGAAatgaaagaaaagaaaataacTCCTGAATTACCTTGATTTAATTTTTCCTATTACTTTAAAATAATAACCATATTTTCCAGTATATACTCAATTGGCAACATGTCAAACACcttaagtagggtctcaacccaaaacatcacctattcctttctccagagatgctgcctaacccgctgatatatttcagttttttttgtgtgtctttggtttaagccagcatctgcagttccttcctgcaccagatagacacaaaaagctggactaactcaacgggtcaggcagcgtctctgtaaaaatggaataggtgacgtttcggattgacccttcttcagtgtttacATGAACCCaaggaaggaattaaatgtgCACTCTGAAATATAAGCTGTCTCTGAACATACTAGCCATCTGCACGTGTGAATATTTCAAGTTTCACAGGAGTTGAAAGAGTCAAAGGGCAGCTGACTTCAACTCAGTCTATGGCTGCAGTGTGACTTATGGAGGGAATTGCAGATTTATGCGCAACATCCTCATTCAGATgacaatacagtgcattcagaaaatattcagaccccttcactttttccacattttgttacgttacagccttatttttaaatggattaaattcacttTTTTTATCATCCATTTACACATaatacaggtgtttagaaatttttgcaaagtaattaaaaagaaataactttggttccaaagttcttccatttaagaatgatggaggcctcTGTGCtcctcgggacctgcaatgctgcagaaattgtttcatacccttccccagatctatgTCTCGACACTatcctgtctcggagatctaCGGATAATTCCTTTGTGTTcatggtttggtttttgctctgacatgtacTGTTAACCGTGGGACCTTAATTaggcaggtgtgtgcctttccaaatcatgtccagtcaatttaatttaccactggtggactccaatcaagttgtagaaacatctcaaggatgaacataagctcaattttgactgtcatagcaaagggtctgaatacttatgtaaatttgacatttcagttatttatttatttatttctcttcccccccccccccaattttctaaacacctgttttcatttcttcattatcatcatatcatatcatatatctacagccggaaacaggccttttcggccctccaagtccgtgccgccagtgatccccgtacattaacactatcctacacccactagggacaatttttattttttttacatttacccagccaattaacctatattcctgtacgtctttggagtgtgggaggaaaccgaagatctcggagaaaacccacgcaggtcacggggagaacgtacaaactccttacagtgcagcacccgtagtcaggatcgaacctgtgtctccggcgctgcattcgctgtaaagcagcaactctaccgctgcgctaccgtgccgcctggggtattctggggtattgtgtgtagattgatgatttaaaaaaatgaatttaatccattttaaaataaagctgtaaagtaccaaaatgtggaaaaagtgaaggggtctgaatactttctgaatgcactgtatatcaaAACTGagctggatggcacagtggcgcagaaagTAAAGTCGCAGCTTCACAATGCCAGATACCAGCATTTAATCCTGTCCTCGAagctcataaattcatgttataaaagcagaattaggctgtttggcccatcaagtctattctgccattccgtcatggctgatctatctttccctctcaaccccattctccttctccccatatcccctgacacgtgtgctatctgtgtggagttcatgCTTTCTTCCCCTGAACCCCTAGGTTTCTTCCAgtacctcctacattccaaagacgtacaggttggtcagCCACTGTAAACTGTCTCTAGTTGGTCCATGAGGGTTAGAATCAGGGTGTGGGGCGAGGAGGTGTGTTGATGTGAGGAGAGAATAATAAAAATgggattagacacaaaatgctggagtaactcagtgggtcaatcagCATCCAAGATACtgtttgactcgctgagttactccagcattttgcatctatctttgttgtaaaccggcatctgcagttccttcttacacaaataaaAATTAGGTTCCAATTTCTGAGTTTAGTCCATTGtggtgtgtacagtgaaaagcttttgttgcgggtgAACCACTCAGTGGAAAGACATGCACAACTACAATCGAGGcatccacagtgtagatacatgataaagggaataacgcgaataacgtttagtgcaagatagtccagtaaagtcttatcaaagatagtccaagggtctccaacgaggcataatagctcaggactactctctagttcaGCATTTCTCAACCGGGGCTCTCTggaaccctagggttccgcgagaggtggctaggggttccgcgagaggtggctaggggttccgcgagaaatactGATAAATAGGTTAATCATATGGAAAtgtatttttgagtcatttttgtgtttaatttcacaataaacttgagaaaaacttaattttttttctgtttaaaccagttatcagaaaaatatattatgtttgccttatgaactttaagttgATGAAAGAGAAATTAATAATTATACACAATAATTTTTATGTCGggattccctgagacatgaaaattatttcaagggttctacaagggtaaaaaggttgtgaAACGCTGCTCTAGTtgtcgataggatggttcagttgcctgaaagcagctgggaagaaactgcccctgaatctggaggtgtgcgttttcaaactgtgTAGTAGTGATGTAGTGTGAAGTAGGATTGGTCTAAAAAGGGATAGTTGGCTGGTTAGTATAGGACATAACGTGCTGGGATAACTAACCAGGCCACGCGGTTGGGCTTCATGCACATACTTTACCATCTGCTCGCACAATGCAAGAGAGTGGGGAATTCCTAAAAAAATGCAACGAGGGGCCCAGCTGGTTGGGAAACGCTGCCGCCTTCCGCCCCTTTGCCGACCGCATTGAATTGCACAAACATACTGCTGGAAATGCAAGCATGACAGTCCACACAAACAAACACCATCCGCGGTACTAACCTGTGGctttatggggggaggggggaagaggcacTGACCTGCTGTGGCtttcaggggggaggggtgaagaggtgGCACATCGTGGCGGATCCCCCTTCCCGCTCACTGTCAGCGTCACGCCCAGCGTCacgagatggaccactcgaccctaaacaccgtagtacgtcacggcgccattttagtaggcagaaacttgcagaaacatctaaaaagaaaaataacaaaaatctgtgagtcgatagatgagatatattctgcgttttaatggtatcatcacacacactgtttcccccaaaacactgattacactccgaggcaaagcgaacggcgggttttgcttactaaaatggctcctttgcgatttcaacggagtggtccatcttgttcctctagtagtataagaaaataactgcagatgctggtacaaaacgatttattcacaaaatgctggagtaactcagcgggtcaggcagcatctcgggagagaaggaatgggggacgtttcgggtcgagacccttcttcaaattacactgcgagaggcatagcgaacggctggttttgcttactaaaatggcggccgttgcgtacgacacttcagtacattgttcctctagtatctttggttgagatcacctgtactgaagtgtagtacgcaacggccgccattttagtaagcaaaccccgccgttccctatgcctctcgcagtgtaatcagtgttgtgggggaacagtatgtgtgatgataccattaaaatgcagaatataactcatctatcaactcacattttgttgttattttgtatttttaaatgttttccccactGCTTAATTTTtctgaatttattatttcttactgtttctgcccatttccctcccatccttcctccccagccccctcttttgagcAGTTtctcttgtattgctcaaacacacactctgcacaaatttgacttatatatatatatatatatctatatatgaatgtgtgtttgtgtgcgagaggcaagatagagataaatagatctaattccttctcatggatcagaagcaactttgatttaaaccaatgctctatttctctccatcttatttttcacatatacataaaccataaaggcgattcgacctttatggtttatgtacatgcatatatatatatatatatatatatatacgtgcatACAAGTCAAATTTGAGCTGAGAGTGCTGTCCCTTTCCACAAACCCTTTGCCAGACAAGCTTCTGGCAGACCAATGTAAGTCTTCGTTGAATTGATGATCCTTCAGCAACATTTCATGTTTGTCACACAATGCATCCCTGCTGACAGCCTGAAGTCCAGAGAATCCTCCTTTCCAGAAGTCCAGAGCTGTTCAGGACAACCCTTGACAATgaccccacggtggcgcagcaggtagagcctggttccatcctgacttcgggtgctgcctgtgtggagtttgcatgttttccctgtgtccGCATGGATTTTTTTGAGGGCTGTTCCAttttcctcctacatctcaaagacgtgcaggttcataggttaattggcctctgcaaaattgcccatAATGTGTAAAGAGTGGGTGAGGACGTAGGTATAAACAGAACtcttgtgaatggatgatcgatggttggtgtggacgtggtgggcaaaatggcctattttcatgctgtatctaaaactaaaaactttaACTAACTCCCTTCCTTCCATCTATCGGAACGAATGTCTTTTAATACTCGTAAGATGTGAACACAACTTTTATTTGCATCTTGCACTGAGTAAAAGGCACGCAGGTTAATTGCACAGCATATCACCTACACATATATTCTAACAATATCAATTCTCAACCCCAGCTCTGCAATTTGCAGCCTTAACATCTCAAATTCAAATCAACAAGTTCTTGGATGCTGCACAAAGTCCACTTTAGTGCAGAATCTGTCtcggacagaactgcagatgctggtttacaccgaagacggacacaaaatgctggagtaactcagcaggacaggcagcatctctggagagaaggaatgagtgttgtttccggtcgagacccttctttagactgagagtcggggagagggagacatagagatatggaagggtgaagtGTGAGAACGCAAATCAAATGGGacgttgatcaaggaaaatgtagaatggttcattgttagctgagaggaaggtgacaacatGGCATACATTCAGTttgatttaatcaggaggacagtgaaaacaATCTGTGAGCTCAGAGTACCTACCATGGAATTCACCAAATTAATGCTCTGCTTTGGAGTACAGTCTGGAGCTTGCAAATTCAGATTTGCATGCATAGAAAACCTGAACTTGTGTGGGTTTTAATGTGGgttttaatgtgggtaagtgctGGAACTGCTGACAAAAGGCTACTGAACCTGGCATGTAAAGTGTGCACTCTATTGGTCCACAAGCCATGGGGAAGCCCAGAGTAGTTGCAATGGTTTTCCCTCGGGTACATTCCCTGCAGCTCCTTTAGAAAAGAAAGGAGATTATTTTAGTTTCCATGGTGAGCAgaaccccccttaacctccctgaccaaaccaggccctttggcccaccgagtcagagccgaccagcaatcaccccatacactagcactaccctacacactagggataatttataattttactgaagccaattcacctccaaAGCTGTACTTCTTtgaagtttgggaggaaactggagcacccggaccaaacgcatgtggtcacagggagaaagtataaactccacacagacagcactcatagtctggatcaaacctgggtctctggtgctgtaaggcagcaactctactgctgcgctactctatctgaaaaaaaaattccagtaggtTTGCAAGCTCAATTCCCCTTTCATAAATGTAAATTTACTTTTTCTAATATTTTTTCTGCATCATGTGATCACATTCTGTACAATAATCTTCATGAAGGTATCTCTCCATGAATACAGGCTTGAATTCCAGAACTCATGTTCTtgatttataagtgataggaacagaattaggccatttggcccatcacgtctactccgccattcagtcttggctgatcaatctttccctcttaaacccattctcctgccttgtccccataacacctgacatctgtactaatcaagaatcgatctatctctgccttaaaaatatccattaacttgccctccacagccttctgtggcaatcaactccacagattcaccaccctgccaACTCTGGCAGACCAAGAAAAACCTGGCCCATTATTTATAGATTCAGTCAAGTAGGACCACAAGATATTAAACAAATAACAttagtggagagagtgtccagcttcaagtttctgggcactcacatttcggaggacctcacatggtccactaacaccactgcgctggtcaagaaggcgcagcaatgactgttctacctgagaacactgaaaaagtctggtctgccccaacagctgttgacgaccttctaccgctgcaccatcgagagcatcctaacgcatggcatccctgtgtggaacctcagctgcacggaggcagagaggagagctcttcagtgggtagtccatagagctcagaagactatcggaacacagctaccagccttggaggacatctacaacacacgatgcctcagaaaagccaccagcatccacaaagactcctcacacccctgtaatagtctgttcaaaattctaccatcgggcagacgctacaaggccttctacgcccgcacctccagactcaggaacagcttcatccccagggccatagctgctatgaaccggtcggtcctgctgagccggatggtcacatcgcacagcgaaccagcacagacctacttgaactttattctgttttaaatctgtttctaattttgtttcactgggttgtataaatttatactgattagctaattaatttattgcattgtatggaaggcgcattcccaatttcgttgtacccctgtacaatgacaataaagatatattgtatattgtattgtattgtattgtattggtctGAGCGGATGGCAATTTAACATGGAAACCATCCAACACCAGCAGATGGCAGTATTTGTATTGTCATAATGATTCAATTTAGATGAAGGACTAACTTTCTCGATAACAGTTTACATAATCAATATTAAAGTCAATAATCTTCCGTTTGGCAATTACTTTTGTGCCGACAGAAGATTTTTGCGTGGTTGGTGACAAGGTTTGGAAGATTGACACACGGTGGAATTTCTGATGGGTCCATGCACACATCAGCCATCCGAgacaatctctggagaaaagaaatgggtgagttTTTGAGGCATAGTTGTGAAACAGTCACTTTGTGAGTTCGGGGGTTGAAGTTCTTCAGTGATAATTATTGAAGTAGGACACGTCGTTGAGGAAATCTTTCTGTATAGTGTGGAATGGAAAGATGCTTGTCTTTTGACTGATGGAAATAAATTAATGATCATTCTGACTAAATTAATGATCATTTTCCCAACTGGCTTAAATGGACATGATGGAAAGAGTACTGTCTTTGAGTGCTTCACATTTTAGCTGGCATAGCACTGACCGCATCCATGATGCCATTATGGTTGCAGATCCTACCAATACGCATTGTCAAGACGAAGAACTTATGAAGTCGTTGCCTTACAACGGcatggacccgggttcgatcctgagtttgggtgctgtctgtttggagtttgtgcgttctctctatgaccacgtgggttttctctgggtgcaattAAACTGTGCGTTGCTGATATTTCCTATCACAGCTGCATTGCTAGTTCTCTTCCAATTGCTCTCTCCGTTTTCGGCTGTGCTGGGATGCGAGACTGTGGAGGTCTATGTTTGCTAGTGTCAGTGTCAGGTCAACATTGGATGATGAGTGACATCATGAATAGTCTACTCTGAGCACTTTTCACTGACCATTAGCATTATACCATTTAACATCCTATTCAATAAGATAAATTGGCATGACCTGCACTGCATTTGTGTACACATCTGTTGCCATACACGAATCAATTTAGCTAATGGGTGCCAGAGAACCCATTTATTGTAGTCTGTATCCTTAAGAGTGTGCAATAGCTCGAGGTACCAAGGGGTGGCGCCACACCTCTGTGTGGCTGATTGGCAAAAACTGGGAACTTTAATACATTTTAGCAAAAAAAATACTGCCAATAAATAAATCTGGATCTGTGGGAATCCAAAAAAAGTGATAACCTAAAATTAGAAGTTTAAAAACTTAAAGTTTAGTATGTTGAAATTAGGTTGCTGGTAAAAAAATCTTGCGAGAGTTTTGCTTTAAAAACAAAAGCTTTAAAATTATCATGTAAATCAAGAgtgaagagtattttattgtcatttgtcctaaatagaacaattaaattcttacttgcagcagcacaacagaacatgtgcacagagtacactgtaaataatataataaatgagagaaaacattctgtgtgtgtatatatacacataatcacatattttagattttttagatttagattctacagcgcggaaacaggccctttcggcccaccaagtccgcgccgcccagcgatccccgcacattaacactatcctacacacaccagggacaatttttacatttacccagtcaattaacctacaaacctgcatgtctttggagtgtgggaggaaaccgaagatctcggagaaaacccacgcaggtcacggggagaacgtacaaactccatacagatggcgcccgtagtcaggatcgaacctgagtctccggcgctgcattcgctgtaaggcagcaactctaccgctgcgccaccgtgccggaaagATACACACGCACAAATGCAAATGTgcacataaaaacaaactaacgataatagtgcaataataacaatcatAGTCTAtatggttcagagcttattggaggttgtagtgtataATAGCCTGACggctgtatggaagaagctgttcctgaacctggatgctacagtttcaggctcctgtacctttttcccgatggcaggggtgaaatgagtgtgtggccagggtggtgtgggtctctgatgatgctggctgcctttttgaggcagtgactcttgtaAATCCCTTcattggtggggaggtcagaacccgtgatggactgtgcAGTGCTCACCACATTTTGCAGCCTTCTGTACAGGTTCAATGTATAGGTTCAAATTAATCACAAGTTATAGTCTAAAGGGAGAGATGTCACATATGGAAATGGCTAAAAAGTGGAGACCATTTATTTTTGGcatgaaaacattaaaaacacacaAGGTGGACataaagtgcaggaataactcagcaggtcaggcagcatctttggagaaaagggataggtgaccttttgtgttgggactcttcttcagacactgagatGATtgttctaaaaaaaaatctgcattatCGATCtctttggattagtttagtttagtttagagatgcagcgtggaaataggcccactgagtctgcaccgaccagggatccccacacattaacactatgctacacacactagggataattttacatttataccaaaccaattaacctacaaacctgtaagtctttggagtgtgggaggagactgaagatctcggagaaaacccatgcagtcacggggagaacgtacaaactccgtacagacagcccctgtagctgggatcgaactcaggtctctggcgctttaagtgctgccttacagcaactctacagctgcaccaccatgctgcccgatctgcaagAGGGAATGAGATAACCAACATGAGCATTTATCTTGGCCAACCTCTTTACCAACCTACCTGttgcccaaagataatagagcagagcaagatagaccactcgaccctaaaaaacctagtatgtcatggtgccattttagtaggcagaaacttgcagaaacatttaaaaagaaaaaaaaaaaatctgtgaattgatagatgagatatattctacatttttatggtatcatcacacatactgtttccccaaaacactgattacactgcgagaggcataatggatggtgggttttgcttactaaaatggctcctttgcatactgcacttcagtatatgtgatttcgacggagtggtctatcttgctccactCCATTATCTTTGCTGTTGCTAATGCACCCATCCTTTATAATATGAGTCAATGTGATTATAAAGTCACATCTTCAGATCTTCAGAACATTCTCCCGAATGTTGCATGGCACTTACGTAGATCAGGATGTTGAGAACATTTCATCTAAGAGGTTTTGTCGGCTGGGAACAGCAGTGAAGATTTATTCCACTAGAAGGTGTAACCCTGGTATGCCCCTCGCTCCGTCATGATGATAGTCAGACCCAAGATCcagtcttggagtcatagagtcgtaaagtgatacagtgtggaaacaggcccttcggcctaacttgcccacaccggccaacgtgccccagctGCAATAGGTCTTGGTTCAATTGCAATGGAGAAGCATATGTCTGGACCTACCTGAAATGAGGTTTTAACATGATGAAGCTGCTATTCTCCATCTCTTCTGAAAAactgaatgaatacgtttattggccaagtatgtacacatacaagaaatgtgccttggGGCTCCACTCGCAGGTCACAACAcgaacacacagtaaacaattaagaataaagcataaaacgttAAAACATTAGGAATACATCATTACagattaaacatgtgagtgaaataaaccagagcaaaaagagactacagacttttggctattgagtagagctactactcacagaaaaaagctgttttttatgtctggctgtggctgctttgacagtccggagtcgccttccagagggaagtgcttcagagtttgtggccaggatgagaggggtcagagatgatcttacccactcacttcctggcccttgcagtgtacaatttgtcaatggggggaaggttacagccaacaaccttctcagctgatcgaacgattcgttgcagcctctggatgtcgtgcttggtggctgagccaaaccagaccat contains:
- the LOC144600045 gene encoding TRAF-interacting protein with FHA domain-containing protein A-like — its product is MASISDSLTQENTPCLSISVYHPEDKEEDVFSFITFNEPQTYEAHEIVTFGRKNTCNFQLKHGRASRLQFQLEALVGADCSDLQFEIKNLSNRFALYINGNKLSYLQKQLLPCKSAVQFTDFQFLLEHVWGDSVSKFEVVIQKGTPSLHLKMDARYPSRSEAPFSYGQRNPREPMEVGEDLDQYMLL